The following are encoded together in the Vigna unguiculata cultivar IT97K-499-35 chromosome 2, ASM411807v1, whole genome shotgun sequence genome:
- the LOC114174502 gene encoding heme-binding protein 2-like: MTATTFQFLILTSFILAPLLSVEGKIPESCKKYECPTFNVTEMGKDYEIRSYDSPVWISTSPVQDTSLVAATRKEFSRLFSYVNGYNNEKKVIKMSAPVISEVSNGNSIVVSLYVPKANQKNPPSADGIKVQRWKASYVAVRQFGGFVTDSNFMTEVAALNGSLAGTKWASKTHNGFFVAQYNAPFEVFNRVNEIWFLY; the protein is encoded by the exons ATGACTGCTACCACATTCCAATTCCTCATTCTCACGAGCTTCATCTTAGCACCATTGTTGAGTGTTGAAGGGAAAATTCCTGAATCATGCAAGAAGTATGAGTGCCCCACCTTCAATGTTACAGAAATGGGAAAGGACTATGAAATTCGTAGCTATGATTCACCCGTGTGGATTTCTACCTCCCCTGTTCAAGACACTTCGTTAGTTGCAGCTACAAGAAAGGAGTTTTCaag ACTATTCAGTTATGTTAATGGCTACAACAACGAAAAGAAGGTGATTAAGATGTCAGCACCAGTGATTAGTGAAGTTTCAAATGGAAACTCCATTGTCGTGAGCTTGTACGTGCCAAAAGCCAACCAAAAGAACCCTCCTTCTGCAGATGGTATAAAAGTTCAAAGATGGAAAGCTTCATATGTAGCTGTGAGACAATTTGGTGGATTTGTGACAGATTCTAATTTTATGACAGAAGTTGCTGCCTTGAATGGTAGTCTTGCAGGCACCAAATGGGCTTCCAAGACTCATAATGGTTTCTTTGTTGCACAGTACAATGCCCCTTTTGAAGTGTTCAACAGAGTGAATGAGATATGGTTCTTGTATTAG